The genomic DNA GAGCGTCAGCTAAATCAAAATGTGTCAGTCAAGTGTCACTCAACTCACAGGTGGCTCTTGACCTAAACTCCTACCATCCCAAAACCCTTCTTTCTGTTCACCTactccattcccatcaattGACAGCCCATCATCCCAACCCAAACTGGATTTCCTAATGACAGGCACAATTCTAGCTGCCATGTGCAACACCGCTACTCTATATATCAACGATAGTAACAGATGAGGGGGGAGGGTACGAGAGACGCTGATGAATGAGGGGAAGGTAGAGTGAATGGCGTAATTGAATAATGCAGAGATAGAATCAAGTGATTTGGAGATATGCGAAGATGGTTGGCGGAGTGAGGAAGTGGGGGAAGGTAACCAGCCTGAGCCGTAGGTCCTGGGTCTATCGAACCCAGTCAGTCACAAGGTATCCATCAGTAtagggaagaaggttgtaCCTACTCCATCGCTCCTTCGACACCAGACAACCAGGCTGAATACTGTTCAATTTTatccagatcaagatcagctggAATATAAGACAGGCAAACGGGCAGTTGAGATAGACTCACCACGACGTATACAAACACCAGACTAGTTTCCAACACGTTTGTCCGTCTCAGAGTAAAACCAATGAGAGATAAGAATAGTACCGAAGTGAGTGCGCAACCCAACAGGAAAGCTGGGAAAGAATTTTCAGGTGATAATGGGAATGCCTGTATCCAATTTTCAGTCAAGCACTTGAGGGACGGGAATgtatatcaaagatgaaggtAGATGAGATAGTACTCACTTTAATTATCCCAGCTAGACCAGCGCAATAAACCAAAGCAGCCAAAATCAACCCAAACAAACTCCTCCATTCAATACTATTCTCATCGTtattctcttcctcgtctgCCCAACCTTTACCCACACGTCCTACCACCTGAACAACCAATAGTGTACTGATCCCTTCTAAGAGAGTGAACATCGGACTGACCCATCGTAGTATCTGAGCGTAGACGAATGGTAGGACGTTGACTAGGTAATGTTGAATAGGGGGTAAGATTgtcgttgatgttgaagatggtggattgagataCCAATACAATGTTAGTAGTACCaggaatgaagagatgaatggtgagaGAAATGCCAGAAGTGATATGATGGGTGCCAAGGGGGTGTTCTTGAACGCTAGTCTCAAGGTAGAATAGaggaagtgatgaagagtaAATAGTAGGGAAAGTAAGAGGAATGACGGTGGACCTATTTGTAGAGCATTTGATACGAAATTAGCGATGTTCACACTGGTGATATTGATGCTAGGTAGTCGTCATTGCCGATAGCTCTTCGTTGAGCAGATATAGGATCAGCTCAGCTACTTACCTAATAGATCCAATGTCATGGGTAACGCCAACAACACCTGAGTGAACGTTGCCATCCCCTGcgtgaaggagaagaaagatgtgaTACCCATTTTGCTCGGCCTGCTCTTTCTGTCTTTTCGATGTTCTACAGGTGCGGTGGTAGACCCAGGGCGTGGGTAGACTGCTCTTCAGCTGGTCTACTTGCTTTTGTGTGCTAGCTTCTGCGggatagaagatgaggagcggaagaggaagtgttgttgattttgatctttcaccCCATCATATCATGACGCGGTCGTTCACCTTATTCGAGCGAATCTAGGTCTTGTTTTTCCGCTCAGCTCAATTCAACTTGTAtcactcttcatcgtctttccTACACATCACAACCAACTCTAGACATCCTAGCTAGTGAAGAAGACGTCAAACTCCCTTGGATGACTGCGTGATCGTTTTTTGTATCGTCGACTtattctcactctcactcctCGCCATGTCCTCCCGATTCCTCCCTCGATCGACCTTCGTCCGTCCCCCGCGTCTCTCTTCTCGGACCATCCGACCTATTCCCCTCCCTCTCACTCATGGACCTAGACCATACAGCACTTCCACAAGTAGCAGTCCTACTCCACCCCGAATCAGAACAACCGCATTTTTATCAATCGCTGTCCTCACATCTGCTTATCTCCTATACCAATATGAGATCTCCACCTCACCAGCATCGGGATCGTCagaaggtggaaagggaaagagctTGAATGAACAGTATGGTTCTAAATTCGATATTCGCATACGAACATCTCGAAATGGTGTACAGTCTTATGAGTTCATACGCaaatcagaggaagaagtagaaaagATATTGACTGAACATGAAAGTGGAAACAATCAAGTTGGTCGAAAAGGCAACCCAGTTATTAGATGGGATACAAATTGGGTAGGATCAAACGAGCCTTGTGAAGATAGATTTGCATCAAATCTCATACCTAGAAGATATAGCTCAAACTCTGCCTTCCACAAATCCAGTACCGATATTACGGAGGCAcagggagaaggtgaaggtgaaaaggattTAATGTTATTTTCAATAATTGATGGTCATGCTGGTGATGCCACCTCGAAATTGTTGGAAAAGACTTTACATCCTACTTTATCTGTTGCCTTGGCAGGACTTCAAGCTGGTTACGTACCTAATGATCCACAAGGTAAATCGTGGTACGATAAGTTGAACCCTATTTCTTGGTTGTATAGCTACACTAAGACGGGTTCGTGGAATCCCGAGAACGTTACAAGGACATTACAGCATGCGTGGGTCCAAGcgctctctctctctctctctctttttctctaCTCTAGATCTTCAACaatcatactgatatccGGGCTGTATTATTCTAGGTATACTGAACTGGACGATCACATCTGTCAATCACCTATCAAACTCCTTCAAACCCTCAAACAGCCTTCAAACCCCTCAGACTATCCTACCCCTCGACAGACGCTCGTCGCACTGGCTCAACCTGCTGCGTCGGGTGCTTGTGCCATAACGACTTTTGTGGATTCCGAGAACCAAGATTTGTATGTGGCTTTGGCGGGGGACTGTAGGGCGGTGGCGGGCTGGCAgacgaaagatggaaaaTGGCGGTGCGATACGTTGACGGAAGATCAGATGGGGGAGAACCCCAAAGAGgtggagaggtgagttgacttctTGCTCAAAATATCAATATTTCGAGAGGTTTCGAGAGGTTTCACTGATGGGATAATCACGTTGTATAGGATGCAAAAGGAACATCCAGCTTCGGAACGGGATACGGTGATTAGAGGTGGAAGGGTCCAAGGTGGATTACAACCTACTCGAGCGTTCGGGGATGCAGTCTACAAGTGGACGACAGCACAAGGCAATGCGTGAGTCGACCCATCAACCCTTCCCAACAAAACAATTTGGTGTTGATAGGCTATCTGTCGTTTAGCATCGCGGACGCATtccgagaagaaggtgataaaccTCGAGGCGTTCGACCGTGGAACTATACCCCTCCATATGTCACTGCCAGACCCGAGGTGACATAcaggaagttgaagaatgaagatggcgatcagctgaaattcGTCATCATGGCTActgatggatgtgagttttGGAATGACTCGTATACTTCGAATCATGATTTATACCAAAGGGgaggaagtcaaagctgatatctgatatagTATGGGACAGATTAACATCCGAAGAATCCGTCCTCCTCATCGCGTCATACCTCGATCATTCCAAACATTCTGATATTTCCAAAACGGAATTACCCAACCTTTACCCCCTCTTACCATCAAAGGGAGAACGACCATATCCCGTACAAGATTTACCTCAACCCAAGGATGGATCATGGGCTTACGAGGGGGATACCAACGCTGCCACGCATTTGATCAGGAATTCACTGGCTGGAGCGAATAGGAAGAATAGAGCGGAATTGTTGAGTTTGAATGGCAAGGtgtcgaggtggatgagggatgatgtTACCTGCACGTGAGTGGTCATCAGGGTACTGAGTGAGATCGTGTACTGACAGTATGAGAAATGTAGAGTTGTCTTCTTCGGTGATGATtccgagaagaaggaataggAGCAATGCAGAAGAGAAAATTTCTCTATTTCGGCAATtcttgatgatttggctTGTATACGACTCAAACACCACTGTATAGATATACTACATGCATAACGCTCAATCCAATCGGACTCAAAGACAGCGAGGGGATTCGTGTCGGTCCGATGGGTAGATATCTAGGAATCAACTTTCAATGATCATCGACTATTTGGTGGATCGGTCGTTCTCATGCCCTCTTGAATAGTACTCAGCAATCATCGTACCATCCGGATCACCAGGAATACCACTGCACGTTAAAAAGTTAGTTGACCGACTCAGTCTAATAAGTGACATTGTACAAAGCATTCTCATTGCATGTCACTTACTTTTTGGGATCAGCAACTTTGACAAGACTATTGATCAGACTGCTGAAAATGCCACTTCCTGGAGTAGTAgtttgagaggatgatgctgatccATTGCTGGATTGAGGATTCGTTGATGGTTGATTTCTAGAGTCGTTGTCAGGCATATTGGCTTGAAAAATGctgtgatgatggttgaaAGTCGAGGTAAGTGCCATGTACTAAAACCCACTCACATCTTATTTGTACTGAATGCATAGCCATCGGCAGTTCTGACCCCACTTTGAAGTCGATCGGAGCGACTTTCTCACCTCCAATAGGATACCGGTAATCCTTTATACGTTGCGAGTCGGACGTCCACCCGGAGATCGAAGCTTTCGAAGGCAATTCCAAGTTGCTATGTTCAATTGTATCGCAATTGGACAGCAACTTATTATGTAACTTGCGGCGATGTAATATCTAATATACAGCCTTGAGTGGGGTAGGACAACAAATACGCTATCTGGATGCGAAGTATAGATGCCCTTCGGATATGACAATAATCTGAATTATCCCAAGGCTATACAGTAGACCGCGGGAGATGACTACTTTAAGTGTTCGGTCAGGAAGAAGACCCATGAAGCATTATACATTTCTAAGTATCCTTTGTCAAGCTCAATTTGAACCATAACATTCAAGGGTATGTAGTCGAGTTGGAAGACCCATGCGAAAGAATACAATCATTCCGACTGGTAGATGGCAGTGTTGGTCATCGAAGAAGGACACGATAAAGGATTTTTACACATTTGGCTTCGTCTAAGTTGCCCTACCCCTCTTCCCCGAGGTGTATAGGACCAAATACACTACTGTACATAGTCGCCTTCTCGTCCAAAGGTTCAATATCAAGCATATACATCGAGCAACTTCCATCACTCCTATTTCTCCTCTTAAAACGTATCTATGATCGTGGATCGAGATATTACTCCTGCCGATAACATCCTTGGACCAATTTTGGACATTCTATCATTGAAAGCCGTCTTCTCAGCTTGGGACTTCGCGTGGGATGCAGAAATTGCAGAACCAGCATCTCTTTCAATGGGTAGTCCGCTATAATAAGCATAAAGTGAGTACACCATATATCGCAGATTGTCGGGCGTTCACTGTAAAGCatttgatattggtataGATTTGAATGTCACGTCGCAGACAAATTCACTTGACTGGGTCAAATTGTTCATTAGTATAATTAGCGAATGAAAGTACTAGTGCGTTCTTGGTGAACCAATCAAATTTGAGGGATCGTCTTTGACTGGATGGTTcagtcgatgaagaggatccAGGGGAGGTGACGCTGTTTGGCTTTGTGTGTTAGACGTAGTTTTGTCAGACATGATTTGCCGGTAAGtcaagtgagttgacattTATGTTCAGTCAACTCATGGGGTATGCAAGggtatgaagatgaaagtgaagcCTATCTATACACTCTGAGCTGTAGCTTGTAGCTCGGCTGAAATCCGCTACACTCGATTGAGCTTGAATTAGTTCAAAACCCATTTGAGACAGCGAAAGTATCGTGATGTTTCGAGTCATGCATAGCAATCACAGGTGAGGTACGGCAGAGACCGAGGTATTGTTCGAGACTCTTCTCTACTTCAATTGGTACTCCGACGAATGGAAGTGATCGAGCGAGCCAGCTCTCATGCCGCTGTTTCTGAGCATCTTGCGCGACATGTAAGTACACCTCAGCGGGGCCGACTCGCCTTCTTGAGTAAAAAATTATGATCGTGTCAGAGGTGACAACTTGTCAGTTCAGGCAGCTTATGCGAATGCTAACGACGATGTATACTCTCGAAGCCCTTTTGCTTGAACAATACTCGTACACCTTCATTAGAAAGGATCAATTCTGCGGTAAGATGAGATATTTTCCCACTCACGCCTGAACAATGCCACATGTGATCTGTGATTCTGCCACGTGGATCTGACCCGTACGCGCTTCGACCACCTTCCACTCTGAACATGAAAAGTTCAACCTCAAatcccattcatcattccGCGTATTTCGTTGACATTCCTACTCTCAATCCCAACAGACCTCACCAACAAACAGCTCAAGATGAACGTATTtgctgatgaggtgagctcagCCACTTGACTTATGTAATGGAGGCATATGGCTGACTGGCGGAGTGAATGATGTAGGCCACCGAAGAGAGAGGTGAAAATGCTCGTTTGTCATCATTTGTCGGTGCTATGGCCCTCGGTGATTTGGTCAAATCGACTCTGGGACCAAAGGGAATGAACAAGATACTACGTGAGTCATGGTGTCAGCTGGCGCTCGACAGTCTTCGATGACAGGCTGACGGTATGATTTCTCCTCTTGACATTTTGTAGAATCCGCTTCTACCAGTCAGATCACCGTGACCAACGATGGAGCTACCATTCTCAAATCGATCCACCTCGACAACCCTGCCGCCAAGATCCTAGTCAATATATCCAAAGTGCAGGACGACgaagttggagatggaacCACCTCAGTCTGCGTATTGGCATCAGAGTTATTGAGAGAAGCGGAAAAATTAGTTACCATTCAGAAAATCCATCCTCAAACTGTTGTGGAAGGATTCCGAATCGCTTCGAAAGCATCTCTTGAAGCTTTAGAACAATCAGCTGAAAACAATTCAAATGATGAAACCAAATTTAGGAATGATCTTTTCAACATTGCAAGAACTACCTTATCGTCAAAAGTGTTATCGCAAGATAAAGATTATTTTGCCAATTTGGCTGTAGATGCTGTTTTGAGGTTGAAAGGATCAACGGATTTGGAACATATTCAGATTATCAAGAAACCTGGTGGTAAATTGACGGATTCTTatcttgatgaaggtgagtaggaTATTCAGCTCGGTTGAGATCGCGAGAGATAGAATCAAGCTGACGAGTGTCATATTATAGGGTTTATCCTTGACAAGACGATCGCTACGAACTCGCCTAAGAGGATAGAAAATGCTAAGATCTTGATTGCCAACACATGTGAGATCTTATGTCATGATTGCTGCAAGAGACTATTCCTGCTAACCTTCTCACACTTGTAGCTATGGATACggacaagatcaagatttTCGGTGCGAGAGTAAGAGTAGATGGAACAGGGAAATTggcagaattggaaagagCTGAAAAGGTGTGTAACACCGCTTCCTCACATTGTCATTCATTGTATATGTTACACTGACCTTGTGATCTTCTGTTTGGCATAGGAAAAAATGAAGGCTAAAGTACAAGCTATCGCCGCTCACGGTGTAACATGTTTCGTCAACCGACAACTCATCTACAACTACCCTGAATCCCTTCTTGCCGAATCTGGAATCATGTCGATCGAACATGCCGATTTCGAAGGTGTTGAGAGGTTGGCTTTGGTCACTGGTGGTGAGATCGCAAGTACATTCGATGCGCCTGATAAGGTGAAGATCGGTAGATGTGATTTGATTGAGGAGATCATGATTGGTGaagacaaggtgagttcatccgCTCAGCAAGATGTGATTGGGATCCTTGGGACGGCCAAGCTGATAAGCAATACTTGTGTTCTTAGCTTATCAAGTTCTCGGGTGTCGCTGCTGGACAAGCATGTACCGTAGTCTTACGGGGAGCCACTTCTCAGATGGTCGAAGAGGCTGAACGATCCTTGCATGATGCCTTATCAGTCTTATCACAAACAGTGAAAGAAACCCGAGTGACATTGGGAGGAGGATGTGCcgagatgttgatgtcatGTAAAGTTGAGGAAGCTGCCCGAACAGTCAAGGGTAAAAAAGCTTTGGCTGTAGAAGGTTTCGCAAGGGCTTTGAGACAAATGCCAACTATCTTGGCTGATAATGGTGGATACGACTCGAGTGATTTGGTAACTAAGTTGAGAGCTGCTCATTACGAGGGAAGATCGGATGCTGGtttaggtgagttgatcatccttgtaCGATTTCCCCTTGCCAACGACCGTTTCATCCTGACTTACGTTGGTTCCACTGTCGTAGATATGGAGAAAGGCGAAATTGGATCTATGAAAGAGTTGGGTGTGACCGAGTCGTACAAGCTCAAGAAACAAGTGGTAGTCAGTGCGAGCGAGGCTGCGGAGATGATTCTACGGTAAGTCATTCTACTGATAATGTCTCCTCCACGATCCATTTGACTAACAATGAGGCCTTGCAGTGTCGATAACATCTTGCGAAGTACACCAAGACGTCGTGAAGCTCATTAGAGGAGAACAGCTGGACGAGATGAGGGTACGAAAGGGGGATGAGAGCAGGTGTATATAGACAGTAGCAGACCTAGTTGACCAACAAAACAAACACATGCATTACATCGCATTAGCAATTATTGTACTAACCATTACGAAACTGGTCTGAGGGGAATCAAGTAACTGTAATGAACGGTAAGACGATACATAACAAAGTGGAGGTTTCCGTTACAACAAGACACGCGACTGTTCTttcggatgggatgggaataTGTTGCAAAGTTGAGTGATAGTGCACCAAACCACATAAACATTGCTCTTCTTGACATCGTACATCCTCTTATCTACACATCCATATATTAATATTCAACTTGGCAATATGACAGCAAAATCCAGGTACCCAGATCTGGGCAGATCATCGTAAGCTTTTCCTACTCATGCTTCATTCAGGAGAtacaagctgacatacccCTCAGTGCAATGTTTACCCAATCCTCCCTACCGACCAACGAAGAGTTACCATTCCTTCCCCCATTACCTGATACCCCTCAACACGCCTACAAGTCATATCTCTCTCAAGATTACGTGCTCAACGCCAAGACACCCCTGACTAGGCAATTATGGGAAGAGCGATCAAATTCACCTGTCGAGACTAGTGCTGGTGGAATGAAAAGGACTGAGAGTTCGAGGAAATGGGATGTAGAAGTTGATTATCCTGTTTTGACTACTCGACAAAGTGTGTTCAACACCCCTTTACCAATCAATAGGAATCCGAGTGGGGATTACTTCAAGCCTGCTAGCAGGACACCGTCGCCGCCTAAAGCCAAAGACCAATCACCTACACCGGAAATCATCGATAAACAGTTCATTCAATATGATCAGGTTCCgacacctcatcttcaaatgaACTCTGAGATCCCTAATACGGAGAAACTGGCTGGTGATCAATCGGTGCCATTTTTCAAAGCCATAGATAGCATGAAACCTACACGATCACCCGCCAAAGCAGCTGACTGcccacaacaacaacccagAATATCAGCCTCATTCAACCTTCCGACTTATATTGCTGAAGCCTCTCTACTCGCAGAGGAATCATTGATGGGTGGAGGAGCAAGCAGTGCAGATGGTGATAGCTTCCATTTGGGCATAGATAAGCTTAGACCCAAGAGGCTTTCAAGtgaggagagagaagaattcGGGGACAGTGCATCACTCTCAGATACACCCACAAAACCACTTTCGACCAAATCTACCTTCCTAGATCcacttcaacatcaaaaccCTCTTGATCAATCTACTCTCTTACCTCGCTCCCCAGCGAAGACGTCTCACCTGCTCGAAGTCAAAAATGCCATTTCCAACGTCGAACCTCCTTGGTCAGACGATTCTCAGCTGTACGGATCTTCCATTTCGTCAAGAGAAAACTCCATCTCACCTGAAAAATACTCCTCTCCTTATAGAACACTCTCGTCCCTACCTCATTCCGCTGGTATGAGAGGGtttccaacatcttcatcgtcacaCTTAGTGGTAGCTCCTCTCCCAAAGACCAAGAGGACTTTCCCTGCATCCTCGTCGGGTCAATCATTATCTTCAGTCTGCGAAGACGAATACCACTTCGAGGGGGAAGTTAGTACCTTATTACCTGTCAGTCCTATGAAGACTGCTCATTTGTTGACAGATGCGGAGATGATCAGTAAAGAAAAGTTAGAAGAAGGACAGGATGCCAGGTTCAgattacctttacctactAGAGCTACACCTTACAAACCTTCTTTAATGGGTAAGACACCTAGGAAGTCACCTCCTGCCAAGATGAGCCCTATCAAAACTATTGTCACGGCTCATAAGTATCACCCCACTCAGAGGGATGTAAGGGACGAACAAGGCGATATCACATTAGATGTCAAGGATTTATTGGCAAAAATGAATAAACCGAAAAGAGCTTCTGGGACAGAAGAAAGCTTTGTGGATTTGTTGCATGA from Kwoniella mangroviensis CBS 8507 chromosome 1 map unlocalized Ctg02, whole genome shotgun sequence includes the following:
- a CDS encoding T-complex protein 1, beta subunit, with translation MNVFADEATEERGENARLSSFVGAMALGDLVKSTLGPKGMNKILQSASTSQITVTNDGATILKSIHLDNPAAKILVNISKVQDDEVGDGTTSVCVLASELLREAEKLVTIQKIHPQTVVEGFRIASKASLEALEQSAENNSNDETKFRNDLFNIARTTLSSKVLSQDKDYFANLAVDAVLRLKGSTDLEHIQIIKKPGGKLTDSYLDEGFILDKTIATNSPKRIENAKILIANTSMDTDKIKIFGARVRVDGTGKLAELERAEKEKMKAKVQAIAAHGVTCFVNRQLIYNYPESLLAESGIMSIEHADFEGVERLALVTGGEIASTFDAPDKVKIGRCDLIEEIMIGEDKLIKFSGVAAGQACTVVLRGATSQMVEEAERSLHDALSVLSQTVKETRVTLGGGCAEMLMSCKVEEAARTVKGKKALAVEGFARALRQMPTILADNGGYDSSDLVTKLRAAHYEGRSDAGLDMEKGEIGSMKELGVTESYKLKKQVVVSASEAAEMILRVDNILRSTPRRREAH